From Marinifilum sp. JC120:
GCCCATAACCGTTATCATCGCCCTGATTGCATCGCTGTTCGTGGCGCTGGTTATCAACCCGGTGCTCTCAGCAAAATTCCAGGGTGTCCCTAAGCAGGACGAAAACACGAAGCCCGGTTTTATCGACCGCATGATGGAATCCCTCAAAGCAATTTACCGCCCTATCCTTGAATGGTCGCTGGACCACAGGTTTCTGGTGGTGCTTTTCTCCTTTGTTTTCCTTATCGCTTCCACGGTCAGCTTCGGCATGTTCGGGCGCGGCGTGGAATTCCTGCCCAAAACTGAACCCAAGCGTTCCGACGTAAAAATAAAAGCCCCGGTGGGGACGAATCTTGAAGCCTCGGACCAGTTCGTAAAAGTGGTGGAAAAAGTAGCCTCTGAATACCCGGATATCGAATACGTTATCGCCAATACCGGGGAATCCGGGCAGTCCGATGAAATCGGAACCCATTACAGCCTTGTGAAGCTTGATTACGTAGACATTCAGGACCGCAGCCGCCCTTCATCTGAGATCACCAATGAAATCCGTGACCGCTTGCAGAATTCAATCCGTGGTGCTGAAGTGCGTGCCGAGCCGGAAAAAATGGGACCGCCCACAGGCAGTGCCATTAACTTGGAAATATACGGCAAGGAACTGCGTCAGCTTGGAACCATTGCCGCCGCATTCAAACGGAGCATCAAGGATATTCCCGGACTTGTTGACCTCAAGGACAACTACATCTCGGCCAAGCCGGAAATCCGCGTAGATGTGGACAAGGAAAAAGCGGCCATAATGGGCCTCGACGCCTTCACCATCGCGCAGACAGTAAAGACCGCCATCAACGGTTTCAAGGTCGGGGTATATCGCGAAGGCAAGGACGAATACGACATCATCGCCCGTCTGCCCAAGCATGACCGCGATTCCCTTGAGGACATCAAGCGCATCACCGTATCCGGCCCCAAGGGTGAACCTGTGCCCATCACCAGTCTTGCAGAAGTGACCATGGGCGGCGGACTTGGCGGTATCAACCGCATTGACCAGAAAAGGGTCGTTACCCTTTCCGCCGATGTATCGGGCCGTCTTGCCGAGGAAGTCATTGGAGACATCAACAAGGCAGTGTCCGGCATCGAACTTCCGCGCGGATATTCATATAAATTCACCGGAGAACAGGAAGAACAGGCTAAGGCCTCGGCATTTCTTGAACGAGCATTTGCCGGAGCATTGTTCCTGATCTTCATAGTACTGGTCACCCAATTCAACTCCATTGCCACCCCGTTTATCATCCTGACTGCGGTCATCCTCTCCCTTGGCGGGGTTATGGTCGGGCTGCTCATAACCGGGACGGCCTTCGGGGTTATCATGACCGGAGTCGGAGTGCTCAGCCTTGCAGGGGTTGTGGTCAACAATGCCATCGTGCTTATCGACTACTTTGAACAACTCAAGGAACAGGGCCGCTCCGCCCGTGAAGCACTCATTGAAGCCGGACTGACCCGCTTCCGCCCGGTATTGCTTACCGCCATCACCACCGTGCTGGGACTTATCCCCATGGCAACCGGAATAAGCTTCGACTTCATCAACATGCGCCTCGATATGGGTAGCGAAACCTCACAATGGTGGGGCCCCATGGCCGTAGCGGTAATCTTCGGACTGGCAATTGCCACTGTTCTCACGCTGGTGGTCGTACCCACACTCTGTTCTTTGCAGGAAAGCTGGAAGGAACGGGTCGCCAGACGCAAAGCCGCTAAATTGGCAGCGCAGCCCCAGAATTAGAGTAATGTATGATGAGCATAGTTTAATTACCTGTTAAATTCATATTGATTAACTTAACAGGCAGAGCACAAAAATGAAAAAAATAATACTTTACATATTCACATTGCTGGCAGCGGCCGGGATCTCAATAGGAATCCCGGCCTGCTCCAAGATGGGACATGCACCTTCTATGGAGGAAAGCACAATGTACGAAAAATCAGCCAATTACCATAATGGGACCTTCGCCAACGAGACCCCGGTAAACATGACTGTCGAAGGATTTACTTTTGCCAAGGCAATAAATTTTTTCTTTGACCTGAGCCGCACCCCGGACAAAGAACTGCCATACTATCACCTGACCAAGGATTCATTCTCTCCTGATCCTGCTGATTTACAGGTTGCGTGGCTGGGCCATTCATCCATGATCCTCGACATTGACGGGGTGCGTTTGCTCATCGATCCGGTTTTCGGAAACGCATCTCCGGTACCATTCACGGTGAACCGTTTTCAGCCATCGCCCATCAAACGGGAGGAGCTTCCCGAAGTGGACGCGGTAGTAATTTCCCACGACCATTACGACCATCTGGAAATGAGTACCATCAAGTACTTGGCCTCGAAAGTGAAGCTGTTCATCGTCCCAT
This genomic window contains:
- a CDS encoding efflux RND transporter permease subunit produces the protein MIINKAALNRQSTVMVLLVFIIIAGISSYASLPRESDPDITIPYIFVQTNFEGVAPEDMETLITMPIERKLKGLSGTKEISSISDDGVSIIKVEFNPDIDIDDALQKVRDKVDQAKPDLPSDLPDEPVINEVNLSEQPILNVVLSGPFSLKRMKVFAEQLEDRIESVQGVLDAKIIGGLEREIHVEFDMDRVAFYNIPISSLLNALKNANVNTPGGSVEIGKSKYLVRVPEDFKHPDEIDQIVVYEKDGRPIYLRDIASIRDHYKDPTSKSRFNGIRSVTIEVKKRAGENIIRIIDTVKDILKEEQQILPPTLKINLTADQSDEIRQMVADLQNNIITGLLLVLIVVFAFIGGRSALFVSLAIPLSMLITFTVLDIFSYTLNMVILFSLILSLGMLVDNGIVVVENIYRHMGMGKSRYQAAMDATDEVAWPVIASTLTTVGAFFPMIFWPGIMGEFMSYLPITVIIALIASLFVALVINPVLSAKFQGVPKQDENTKPGFIDRMMESLKAIYRPILEWSLDHRFLVVLFSFVFLIASTVSFGMFGRGVEFLPKTEPKRSDVKIKAPVGTNLEASDQFVKVVEKVASEYPDIEYVIANTGESGQSDEIGTHYSLVKLDYVDIQDRSRPSSEITNEIRDRLQNSIRGAEVRAEPEKMGPPTGSAINLEIYGKELRQLGTIAAAFKRSIKDIPGLVDLKDNYISAKPEIRVDVDKEKAAIMGLDAFTIAQTVKTAINGFKVGVYREGKDEYDIIARLPKHDRDSLEDIKRITVSGPKGEPVPITSLAEVTMGGGLGGINRIDQKRVVTLSADVSGRLAEEVIGDINKAVSGIELPRGYSYKFTGEQEEQAKASAFLERAFAGALFLIFIVLVTQFNSIATPFIILTAVILSLGGVMVGLLITGTAFGVIMTGVGVLSLAGVVVNNAIVLIDYFEQLKEQGRSAREALIEAGLTRFRPVLLTAITTVLGLIPMATGISFDFINMRLDMGSETSQWWGPMAVAVIFGLAIATVLTLVVVPTLCSLQESWKERVARRKAAKLAAQPQN